In Leisingera sp. NJS204, the DNA window GCCCTCGGCCTCCAGCGCCAGCATGGTGCAGGCTTTCACCGCCTGGCCGTCCACATGCACAACGCAGGCGCCGCACTGGCTGGTGTCGCAGCCCACATGGGTGCCGGTCAGGCCCAGCTCCTCGCGCAGGAATGCGGACAGCAGCGTGCGCCCTTCCACGTCGCCGCTGGCAGCCTTGCCGTTCACGGTCATTGAGACCTTGGCCATAGTACCCTCCCTTTAGCTTGTTTTTGTCTGGCTGGGGGGAGTTAACCACGGCGGCAGCGATCCGCGAAGTGTTTTCAGGGCGGTGCCGGCGGTAAAATTCGCGTCAGAGGGGCCTGCCTAGGGTTGTGACCTTGCGTCACAAATCACGTGCCGCAGCGCCGCATTCAACCTTCTGCATCGCGGCGCGGCATCGGGCGGGTGGGGATTTCCTTCAGCAGGCCGCCGACGCCCATCGCGGCAATATCGGCAGAGGTGACCGGAAGGCCGCAAATCACCCGCTCCAGCACCCAATCGGCGCCGTTGAGCGCCGGAGAGCGCGCGCAGCCCGGCAGGCCAATGACAGGCCTGTCCTGAAAGATGCCCAGAAACAACAGGTTGCCGGGATCGACCGGCATCCCGAACCGGGTGACGCTGCCGCCTGCTTTGCGCAAAGCCTCAGGTGCGACATCGTGGGTGTCAGAGGTCGCCGAGCCGGTCAGCACCAGCACCAGCTGCCCCGGTGCCCGGGTGATGGCCTCTGCCAGCGCGTCCTCTCGGTGCGGCACCACAATGCGCGGCGACAGGGGGATGCCCATCCGGTGCAGGCGCCCGGCCATCGCAGCGCGGCCTTTGTCCGGCGGCGTCTCGTCACTCACCTGCGTTTCAATCAGCGTGGCGGAGGAGAATACCGGCGGCAGCACCCGGATCGCATCCCCTGCGCCTTCGCTGGCGCGGCGGATGGCGTCGGCGGCGACGCCATAGGAGATGATCTTGATTGTGGCCAGCATCCCGTCCGCATCGGCGCGGTGATAATCCGGCACTGTGGCAACGGTGATCATCGGGTCCGCCGCATTGACGGCCTCCAGCTTGGCCCGGTCCAGCCGCACCAGACCAGAGCGGTCGGCATAGAGGTTCACCCGGCCCGTACCTGCACCGGAAATGCGAACGCCCTGCGCCGACGGGTCCGGTACCAGCGCATGTCCAAGCGCTGCTGCGGCGGCGTCCTCGTGCAGATCAGCTGGGTCGAGCCGGGCGACAGTCAGGGTTTCATGCCCCGCTGCGGCGAGGTCCTGGAGGTCATCTGCAGTCAGCACCGTGCCCTTGGCCACCTTGCAGGAGGCACCGCGCAGCGAATGCGCGAGGATGGCGCCCTTGGCCTGATGCAGCGGGACGGGTCCGAACCTCATGGCTGCTTGCCGCGCAGCACGGCAGTCATTTCGGCCAGAATGGACACGGCGATTTCCGCAGGGCCGGCGGCGCCGATATCAAGGCCGATAGGGCCGTGGATGCGGTTGATTTGGGTTTCGCTGAAGCCGGCGCCCTGCATCCGCGCCACCCGGGCGGCTTGTGTTTTCTTCGATCCCAGCGCGCCGATGTAGAACACATCTGCCTTCAGGGCCGCTTGCAGCGCCGGATCGTCCAATTTCGGATCATGGGTCAGCAGCACCAGCGCGGTGCGGCTGTCGAGACCGAGCTTTGCCAGCGCCTCGTCCGGCCAGTCGTCCATCAGCATCTCGCCGGGGAAGCGTTCCGGCGAGGCAAAGGCGGCGCGCGGGTCGATGATCACCACGTCATACCCCGCGATCCGCGCCATCGGCACCAGCGCCTGGGTGATGTGGACCGCGCCGACGCAGACCAGACGCAGCGGCGGGTTGTGAACGGCCACAAAGGTTTCGCCGTCGTCTTCCAGGCCTGAGCGGTCCAGGCGCATCCGGTCGGGGTATCCCTCGCGGACCAGGCGGCGGGCGCCGGTGGCAAGGTTCACCTCATAGGCCACGGGCGTGCGGTTGGCGCGGGCCTCTGCCAGTTCTTGCAGCAGGTCCGCGGGCAGCGCCGAGCCGGCCGGCTCCACCAGCACCTTGATGGTGCCGCCGCAGGCCAGGCCGACGGCAAAGGCGTCCGCGTCGCTGACGCCGAATTCCAGCAAGCGGTGGCGGCCGTCCTGCAGTGCGTCAAGTGCTTCGGCCACCACGGCGCCCTCGACGCAGCCGCCGGAGACGGAGCCTTCGATCTTGCCATCCCCTGAGACCGCCAGCTGCGAACCGGTGCGGCGCGGGGCGGATCCCCAGGTCTGCACCACGGTGGCCAGCGCCGCGCCTGAACCGGAACGGTGCCATTCCAGGGCTGTCTCAGGCGCGTTCTCAAACGGGTTTGCGGTATGCATGCGGCGTCCTCCCCGCCGGTTTGCCCGGCTTTGAACCTCAAAGGTCGGGGTTCGTTGGCTTGGATTCAAGCGGGAAGTTGCGGCGTCCAAACAGAAAACGCCCGCCGGGCCAGGCGGGCGCTTGGGGTTTGCTTGGGTGCGGTGGTTATTCCGCCGGCTGCAGTTCAGCCTTTTGCGGCACCAGCCGCTGCGGCAGGGCAAAGGCCAGTGCGATGAAACCAAGGCCCAGAAGGATGCCCAGCAGATTGCCGGGCAGCGCGGTCAACCCTTCGTATTTGGCGCCTGGAACGGTGCCGAGGGTGACCTTGCCGCCCGCGATGCTGTCCAGCAGGCCGCTGGCCTTCCACGACGGGTAGGTCGCCATATAGGCAGCCGCGCCCAAGAGCCCGCCCGCGATGAAGAACAGCGCGTCCTTGCGGCCCGAAGCGGCGGCGACAACGCCGGTGCCAGGGCAATAGCCCGACAACGCCCAGCCGGCACCCAGCATCAGCCCGCCGACGAAAACGCCGGCATAGGCGGTCTTCACAGACATATGGCCGACATCGACAAGCCCCGCCATCTGGCCGCCGAACATCAGAACCGATCCGGTGCCGATTGCCAGCAGGATGGCTTTGGCGAGGTTCAGATTGGTAAGGTTCAGCATCTTGCCGATAAAGCCGGGGTTCGACGCCCCGATCCGGTCCAGCACCGCACCAAAGGCGGCGCCGGTTACAATTGCCAATAAGATGGTTGTCATGGCTCAGGCCTCCTTTTTGAACAGCAGCAGCGAGACGGGGATGGCAGCGGCAAAGGCACCGGCCGCGAAGATATAGCCGGAGAGCGCGGTTTGCATCATGCCGGACATCATGTGCCCCGAGGTGCAGCCGCCAGCGAGGCGCGCGCCGTACAGCACGATGAATCCGCCCAGGAAAGCCGCGGCGTATCGTTTCATCCGGCAGCCGCCGAAGTTGGCGCGCCAGAGCGCAGGGATTGTCCGCTCAGCCTGCGGGATGCCGCCGCGCAGCCTGGCCGACAGCAACCCGCCCAGCGCCATCGCCAGCACAAAAACAAAGCTGTAGTTCAGCGGGCTGGAGACGGCCCTGGCATATTTGCCGCCGGATTTTGCCAGATAGGCGTTGGTGGAGGTGGTGCCTTCGGCGGTTTCTGTCACCAGTCCGGGGAACACCGCATCCGCGATAATGCCGTCCAGGATCACAAATTGCGTTGAAACCCCGATGGGTTTGACCAGCAGCACCGCCAGAAAGAACACCAGCCCCAGCATGAGGCCTCCGGCTTTCCAGTTGAGAGTCATGTCAGCTCCTTTCGCACGTTACATTCTGATTTCAGAATACAACGTGGACGCGGGGAGCGGGTTGATCCAGATCAATTGACATTCCGTTTCCGGAATTCGTTAATCGAGCATTGCCATCAGCCTGGCTTTCTCGCCCGCATCGGAGGGGCTGGAGATCACCTGTGCCAGATCCTGCAGCGAGGCGATGGAATGGCCGGCGCGGAAACTGTCGGTATAGGGCAGCATGGCGCGGATGCCCTGCGCCCTTGGGGCAAAACCGTCCCAGCGCAGCAGCGGGTTCAACCAGATCAGGCGGCGCGACGACAGCTGCAACCGCTGCATCTCGCGGGCCAAAGCCTCCGGGTCGCCGCGGTCCAGCCCGTCGGTGATCAAAAGCACCACCGCGCCCTGCCCCATCACCCGGCGCGACCAGTCCCGGTTGAAGGCGTGCAGGCAGTCGCCGATCCGGGTACCGCCCTCCCAGTCCTGCGCCTCTGATCCTGCTGCGGCCAGGGCCGCGTCCACGTCGCGCTGATGCAGATGGCGGGTGATATTTGTCAGCCGGGTGCCGAAAGTGAAGCCATGCACCCTGGCCCAGCCTTGTCCATTTGCATTGGCGGCGGCGTGCAGGAAATGCAGGATGATGCGGCTGTACTGGCTCATCGAGCCGGAGATATCGCAAAGCACCACCAGATTTGGCCAGCGGATGCGGCGCTTGGCGCGGGCGATCTGCTGCAATTCGCCGCCCTGGCGGGCTGTATTGCGCAAAGTGCGGCGCCAGTCGGGACGTGTCCCCTGCACTGAGGCCATCAAGCGGCGTGACTGGATCGGTGTCACCGGCAGGATGAGCTGCGCAAGGATGCGTTTGGCGGCGGCAATCTCTGACGTGCTCATCTGTTCGAAATCAAGGGTTCTGAGGCGTTCTTCGGCAGACATGGTGAGGGTGGTGTCCACCTCAACTTCGGTGCCGTCCTCATCCTTGTCCGGTGTCTCCGGCTGGTCCTGCATACCGTCCAGCAGCGCCTCGGCGGCGCGTTTTTCCGCCGGTTTGGCGGCGCGGTCCTCCTGCACGCCGCGGATAGCGGGCAGCATGGCGGCCATCATGTGTTCCAGATAGCGCGGGTCGCGCCAGAACAGGCGGAAGACCTGGGCGAAGACCGCCCGTTGCTCGGGCTTGGTCACGAAACAGGCGTGCAAGGCCCAGTAGAAATCCGTCCGGCTGGTGAATCCTGCGGCGGCCACCGCCTGTACCGCATCCAGCACCCGGCCCGGACCGATCGGCAGACCCGCCTTGCGCAGGGCGCGGGCGAAATGGGTGAGGTTCTGGACCAGCTTGGGGTGGTCCGGCAGGGTGAGCGGCGGAGTGTCAGGCACTAGGGCAGCTCATGGGGGCGCTGCCCCCAAACCCCCGGAGTATTTCTGGAAAGATGAACCATCAGGCCGCATCCAGGCTTGCCCGGGCCTGATCCAGGATGCGTTTGGCCTCGGAGCCGTGCAGGCGGGCGATGTCGTCCTGGTATTTGAGGATGGCGCCCAGGGTGTCTGCGATGACCTCGGGGCTGAGGGCGATCACGTCGAGGGCCAGCAGGCAATTGGCCCAGTCGATTGTTTCGGCGACCCCCGGTTTCTTGAACAGGTCTTCGGTGCGCAAGGATTGCACGAAGGCGACGATTTCGCGGCTGAGCTGCTGGCTGGCCCCGGGCGCGCGGGCGTTGAGGATTTCGACCTCGCGGGGGAAATCCGGGTAGTCGACCCAATGATAGAGACAGCGGCGTTTCAGCGCGTCATGCACTTCCCGCGTCCGGTTGGAGGTGAGGATGACGATCGGCGGCTCCGGCGCCTGGATGGTGCCAAGCTCGGGGATCGTCACCTGGAAATCGCTGAGCGCCTCCAGGAGGAAAGCCTCGAACGGTTCATCGGTGCGGTCGATTTCGTCGATCAGCAGGACGGGGGCGCCGTGCTCATCGGGGCGCATCGCCTGCAACAGCGGGCGTTCGATCAGGTAATCGGCGGAGAAGAGTTCCGCCTGCAGGGCGGCGCGTTCGGCGCTGCCTGCGGCCTCGGCGGTGCGGATGGCGACCATCTGGGCGGCGAAATTCCATTCATAGACGGCGCTGGCGGCATCCAGCCCCTCGTAGCATTGCAGCCGGATCAGGCGGCGGCCCAGTGCGGCGGCAATGGCCTTGGCGATCTCGGTTTTGCCGGTGCCGGCCTCGCCCTCCAGAAACAGCGGGCGGCCCAGTTTCAGCGATAGGAACACCACAGTGGCCAGAGACCTGCCGCAGACATAGCCCTGCTCTGCCAGCATCTGCTGAACCTGACCGATGGATTGCGCCTGCTGCATGTTGTGCCTCCCTTTGCCAAGGTCAAAAGGCCATGCAGCGCGCCGTCGGTCAAGCCGTGCGCTGCGAAGACGCTGCGGCGGCCGCGGGAAGGGTTTGTATTGCAGCGGCCTTTGGATAAGACTGGCGGCGAAGCGGAAAGAAAGCCGAGCCATGAAAAACCAATCCCTGAAGCGGTATCACCCGGCAGCGCAGCGCGGCGTCTTGGTCAGCGGGCAGGACTGAAGCCGATGCGGGTTCTGGCAATTCTGTGCGTGCGCAATGAGGGCGCGTTCCTGCTGGAATGGCTGGCCCATCACCGGGCTGCAGGGTTTACCGATTTCCTGGTGTTCTCAAACGATTGCCAGGACGGCACCGATCACATGCTGGACCGGTTGCAGGACATGGGTCAGCTCGTCCATGCCCGCAATGAAGGCCCGTATGACAAGGGCGGCATTCAGTTCACCGCATTGAAGCAGGCCGACCGGCATCCGCTGATGAAGCAGGCCGATTGGGTGCTGGTGCTGGATATCGACGAATTCGCCTGCATCAAGACCGGCGATGGCAAAGTGGCGGATCTGCTGGCGGCGCTGCCTGAGGCCGATGCGGTGACGCTGACCTGGCGGCTGTTCGGCAACGCAGGCGCCGTGCGGTATAAGGATGCGCCAGTGACCGCGCAATTCACCCGCTGCGCGCCGGAGGTCATTCACTGGCCATGGCGGGCGGTGATGTTCAAGACGCTGTACCGCAATGACGGCACCTACAGGAAATGCGGGGTTCACCGGCCCCGCGATATCCGCAGCGCGGCGCAGCTGGACAGCTTCCGCTGGTATGACTGCGAAGGCCGCGAACTGGGCAAGGCGTTTAAGACCAAGCGGCTGTTTTCCAATTACGGCCAGCCCAACGGGCGGCTGGCGCAGCTGAATCATTACCCGCTGGGGGCGATGGAAAGCTATGTGCTGAAGGCCGACCGCGGAAGGGTCAACCGGCAGGCGGAGCTGGGCATGGATTACTGGGTTGAGCGCAATTACTGCAGCGCCGAGGATACCTCTATCGCCCGTTACGGCACAGACTGCGCGGGTCT includes these proteins:
- a CDS encoding molybdopterin-binding protein, whose translation is MRFGPVPLHQAKGAILAHSLRGASCKVAKGTVLTADDLQDLAAAGHETLTVARLDPADLHEDAAAAALGHALVPDPSAQGVRISGAGTGRVNLYADRSGLVRLDRAKLEAVNAADPMITVATVPDYHRADADGMLATIKIISYGVAADAIRRASEGAGDAIRVLPPVFSSATLIETQVSDETPPDKGRAAMAGRLHRMGIPLSPRIVVPHREDALAEAITRAPGQLVLVLTGSATSDTHDVAPEALRKAGGSVTRFGMPVDPGNLLFLGIFQDRPVIGLPGCARSPALNGADWVLERVICGLPVTSADIAAMGVGGLLKEIPTRPMPRRDAEG
- a CDS encoding XdhC family protein, translating into MHTANPFENAPETALEWHRSGSGAALATVVQTWGSAPRRTGSQLAVSGDGKIEGSVSGGCVEGAVVAEALDALQDGRHRLLEFGVSDADAFAVGLACGGTIKVLVEPAGSALPADLLQELAEARANRTPVAYEVNLATGARRLVREGYPDRMRLDRSGLEDDGETFVAVHNPPLRLVCVGAVHITQALVPMARIAGYDVVIIDPRAAFASPERFPGEMLMDDWPDEALAKLGLDSRTALVLLTHDPKLDDPALQAALKADVFYIGALGSKKTQAARVARMQGAGFSETQINRIHGPIGLDIGAAGPAEIAVSILAEMTAVLRGKQP
- a CDS encoding YeeE/YedE thiosulfate transporter family protein, translating into MTTILLAIVTGAAFGAVLDRIGASNPGFIGKMLNLTNLNLAKAILLAIGTGSVLMFGGQMAGLVDVGHMSVKTAYAGVFVGGLMLGAGWALSGYCPGTGVVAAASGRKDALFFIAGGLLGAAAYMATYPSWKASGLLDSIAGGKVTLGTVPGAKYEGLTALPGNLLGILLGLGFIALAFALPQRLVPQKAELQPAE
- a CDS encoding YeeE/YedE thiosulfate transporter family protein; its protein translation is MTLNWKAGGLMLGLVFFLAVLLVKPIGVSTQFVILDGIIADAVFPGLVTETAEGTTSTNAYLAKSGGKYARAVSSPLNYSFVFVLAMALGGLLSARLRGGIPQAERTIPALWRANFGGCRMKRYAAAFLGGFIVLYGARLAGGCTSGHMMSGMMQTALSGYIFAAGAFAAAIPVSLLLFKKEA
- a CDS encoding vWA domain-containing protein, whose translation is MPDTPPLTLPDHPKLVQNLTHFARALRKAGLPIGPGRVLDAVQAVAAAGFTSRTDFYWALHACFVTKPEQRAVFAQVFRLFWRDPRYLEHMMAAMLPAIRGVQEDRAAKPAEKRAAEALLDGMQDQPETPDKDEDGTEVEVDTTLTMSAEERLRTLDFEQMSTSEIAAAKRILAQLILPVTPIQSRRLMASVQGTRPDWRRTLRNTARQGGELQQIARAKRRIRWPNLVVLCDISGSMSQYSRIILHFLHAAANANGQGWARVHGFTFGTRLTNITRHLHQRDVDAALAAAGSEAQDWEGGTRIGDCLHAFNRDWSRRVMGQGAVVLLITDGLDRGDPEALAREMQRLQLSSRRLIWLNPLLRWDGFAPRAQGIRAMLPYTDSFRAGHSIASLQDLAQVISSPSDAGEKARLMAMLD
- a CDS encoding AAA family ATPase → MQQAQSIGQVQQMLAEQGYVCGRSLATVVFLSLKLGRPLFLEGEAGTGKTEIAKAIAAALGRRLIRLQCYEGLDAASAVYEWNFAAQMVAIRTAEAAGSAERAALQAELFSADYLIERPLLQAMRPDEHGAPVLLIDEIDRTDEPFEAFLLEALSDFQVTIPELGTIQAPEPPIVILTSNRTREVHDALKRRCLYHWVDYPDFPREVEILNARAPGASQQLSREIVAFVQSLRTEDLFKKPGVAETIDWANCLLALDVIALSPEVIADTLGAILKYQDDIARLHGSEAKRILDQARASLDAA
- a CDS encoding glycosyltransferase family 2 protein; translated protein: MRVLAILCVRNEGAFLLEWLAHHRAAGFTDFLVFSNDCQDGTDHMLDRLQDMGQLVHARNEGPYDKGGIQFTALKQADRHPLMKQADWVLVLDIDEFACIKTGDGKVADLLAALPEADAVTLTWRLFGNAGAVRYKDAPVTAQFTRCAPEVIHWPWRAVMFKTLYRNDGTYRKCGVHRPRDIRSAAQLDSFRWYDCEGRELGKAFKTKRLFSNYGQPNGRLAQLNHYPLGAMESYVLKADRGRVNRQAELGMDYWVERNYCSAEDTSIARYGTDCAGLQAGLMEDPDLARLHRGAVAWRHARFAGLMTQEPYRALFARLLMTPPARPISPAAADLLRSFAIPDQAAPQPPEDSS